A window of the Vibrio fluvialis genome harbors these coding sequences:
- the purM gene encoding phosphoribosylformylglycinamidine cyclo-ligase: MSGNNTSLSYKDAGVDIDAGNALVERIKGAVKRTRRPEVMGGIGGFGALCELPTKYKHPVLVSGTDGVGTKLRLALDMKKHDTIGIDLVAMCVNDLIVQGAEPLFFLDYYATGKLDVDTAADVVSGIADGCVQAGCALIGGETAEMPGMYEGEDYDVAGFCVGVVEKEDIIDGSKVAVGDALIAVGSSGPHSNGYSLVRKILEVSGADKNEMLEGKTIGEHLLKPTKIYIQSGLKLIAEHDIHAISHITGGGFWENIPRVLPQGTKAVIDGSSWEWPVIFQWLQEKGNVNTHEMYRTFNCGVGLVIALPKDQAQAAVELLQQEGENAWVIGEIAAAQENEEQVEIK; encoded by the coding sequence GTGAGCGGCAACAACACTTCTCTTAGCTACAAAGATGCAGGCGTAGATATCGATGCAGGCAATGCGCTTGTTGAACGAATTAAAGGTGCAGTAAAGCGTACTCGTCGCCCTGAGGTAATGGGTGGCATTGGTGGCTTTGGTGCATTGTGTGAACTCCCAACAAAATATAAACACCCTGTACTGGTATCAGGTACAGACGGTGTGGGCACTAAACTGCGTCTTGCTTTGGATATGAAAAAGCACGACACCATTGGTATCGATCTGGTAGCAATGTGTGTGAACGACCTAATCGTACAAGGTGCTGAGCCATTGTTCTTCCTGGACTACTACGCAACAGGCAAACTGGACGTCGACACTGCAGCTGACGTAGTATCTGGCATCGCAGACGGCTGTGTTCAGGCAGGTTGTGCACTGATTGGCGGCGAAACGGCTGAAATGCCTGGAATGTACGAAGGCGAAGATTACGACGTTGCTGGTTTCTGTGTCGGCGTAGTCGAAAAAGAAGACATCATTGATGGCAGCAAAGTAGCGGTTGGCGATGCATTGATCGCTGTCGGTTCAAGTGGCCCACACTCAAACGGTTACTCTCTGGTTCGTAAGATTCTGGAAGTATCGGGCGCAGATAAAAACGAAATGCTGGAAGGCAAAACCATCGGTGAACACCTTCTGAAACCAACCAAAATTTACATTCAATCTGGTTTAAAACTGATTGCTGAGCATGACATTCATGCGATTTCTCACATCACTGGCGGCGGCTTCTGGGAAAACATTCCTCGCGTTCTGCCACAAGGCACCAAAGCGGTGATCGACGGTAGCAGCTGGGAATGGCCGGTGATCTTCCAATGGCTGCAAGAGAAAGGCAACGTCAACACGCACGAAATGTACCGCACGTTCAACTGTGGCGTGGGTCTGGTGATTGCACTGCCAAAAGATCAAGCGCAAGCAGCGGTTGAACTTCTACAACAGGAAGGTGAAAACGCGTGGGTGATCGGTGAAATCGCAGCAGCTCAGGAAAACGAAGAGCAAGTAGAGATCAAATAA
- the purN gene encoding phosphoribosylglycinamide formyltransferase yields MKSIVVLVSGNGSNLQAIIDACETSIHDGKVTAVFSNKATAYGLERAKQAGAAPVFIDPKAYETRDAFDYALMQQIDEYQPDLIVLAGYMRILSNEFVRHYLGRMINIHPSLLPKYPGLNTYQRAIHAGDEEHGTSVHFVTEQLDGGPVILQARVPIFDEDTVDTLTKRVQSQEHRIYPLVTQWFVEGRLEMKEGKAYLDGQPLGIHGYADE; encoded by the coding sequence ATGAAGAGTATTGTTGTTTTAGTTTCGGGAAATGGTTCCAATTTACAAGCGATTATCGATGCTTGTGAAACAAGTATTCATGATGGCAAAGTAACGGCTGTTTTTTCAAACAAAGCAACTGCTTATGGCTTAGAGCGAGCTAAACAAGCAGGGGCGGCTCCGGTCTTTATTGATCCGAAAGCGTATGAGACTCGTGATGCTTTCGATTACGCGTTAATGCAGCAGATCGATGAATATCAGCCGGACCTGATCGTGCTGGCTGGTTACATGCGAATTCTGAGTAATGAATTCGTTCGCCATTACCTTGGCCGCATGATTAACATCCACCCATCACTCCTGCCTAAGTACCCAGGCTTGAACACTTACCAGCGTGCGATTCACGCTGGTGATGAAGAGCATGGTACCAGCGTCCATTTCGTGACTGAGCAGCTTGATGGTGGCCCGGTGATTCTTCAGGCTCGAGTGCCTATTTTTGATGAAGACACCGTCGATACGCTGACCAAACGCGTTCAATCTCAGGAGCACCGCATCTACCCGCTGGTTACACAGTGGTTTGTTGAAGGGCGCCTGGAAATGAAAGAAGGCAAAGCGTATTTGGATGGCCAGCCGCTCGGCATACATGGTTATGCAGACGAATAA
- the rluF gene encoding 23S rRNA pseudouridine(2604) synthase RluF, which yields MSQSTEKRLNKYISETGFCSRREADKLIEQGRVTINGQLPEMGTKVTDNDEVCIDDKPVRSKEKPVYIALNKPTGITCTTERDIPGNIVDFIGHHKRIFPIGRLDKPSDGLIFLTNDGDIVNKILRAGNNHEKEYVVRVDKPVTPDFIKQMSSGVNILDTVTLPCKVTQETKFSFRIVLTQGLNRQIRRMCEALGYEVFKLRRVRIMNISLDGIPNGKWRYLTDAEVAEILAMCEDSSGTEEASRVDSKGARIRKATDAKLFDSREENQTSKARRNPKTFRGHNADEFRHAPNSKKGKGRTDRSEHSRTERKPKTFVSHAAGKPNGKPAADRKGGTLSLKK from the coding sequence ATGTCGCAATCAACCGAAAAACGTTTGAACAAATACATCAGTGAAACTGGATTTTGTTCTCGCCGCGAAGCAGACAAGCTGATCGAACAAGGTCGCGTGACCATTAACGGCCAGTTACCAGAGATGGGCACCAAAGTGACCGATAATGACGAGGTGTGCATCGACGATAAACCTGTGCGCAGCAAAGAAAAGCCAGTCTATATTGCACTGAATAAACCCACCGGTATTACCTGTACCACGGAACGTGACATTCCGGGCAACATCGTGGATTTCATCGGTCACCACAAACGTATTTTTCCCATTGGGCGTCTGGATAAACCATCAGATGGCCTGATTTTTCTCACCAATGATGGCGACATTGTCAACAAGATCCTGCGCGCCGGCAATAACCACGAAAAAGAGTACGTGGTGCGTGTTGATAAACCCGTGACACCAGACTTTATCAAACAGATGTCTTCCGGAGTCAACATTCTCGACACTGTAACTCTGCCATGTAAAGTGACGCAGGAAACCAAATTCTCATTTCGCATCGTACTGACTCAGGGTCTCAACCGTCAGATTCGTCGTATGTGTGAAGCACTGGGTTACGAAGTCTTCAAGCTGCGCCGTGTACGCATCATGAACATTTCACTCGATGGGATTCCAAACGGTAAGTGGCGCTATCTGACCGACGCAGAAGTCGCAGAAATTCTGGCAATGTGTGAAGATTCAAGCGGTACGGAAGAGGCATCACGCGTTGACAGCAAGGGCGCACGTATTCGCAAAGCGACCGATGCCAAGCTGTTTGACAGCCGTGAAGAGAACCAAACCTCAAAAGCACGTCGTAACCCGAAAACTTTCCGCGGCCACAATGCTGACGAATTTCGTCATGCGCCGAATTCCAAGAAAGGCAAAGGGCGCACTGATCGTTCCGAACACAGCCGCACTGAGCGAAAACCAAAGACATTTGTTTCTCATGCCGCGGGCAAACCGAACGGTAAACCTGCTGCCGATCGTAAAGGCGGCACACTGAGCCTGAAGAAATAA
- a CDS encoding DUF411 domain-containing protein — translation MKTSSLGIALLAVLSSQAFATDVINHKSPYCGCCGEWGKHMEEQGFTVKEVLHKDMNGIKQKLGITPELASCHTAEIDGYVFEGHIPAEDIKAFLANPPKNAVGLAVPGMPMGSPGMEYGDQKDAYVVYAFNEKGQVFKYRQYQGKM, via the coding sequence ATGAAAACATCATCTCTCGGCATTGCGCTGCTAGCGGTTCTTTCCAGTCAGGCATTTGCCACTGATGTGATTAACCACAAATCTCCTTACTGCGGTTGCTGCGGCGAATGGGGCAAGCATATGGAAGAACAAGGATTTACGGTTAAAGAAGTGCTGCATAAAGACATGAATGGCATTAAACAAAAGCTGGGTATCACGCCTGAACTGGCTTCCTGCCATACTGCCGAAATCGACGGTTATGTGTTCGAAGGCCACATTCCGGCCGAAGACATTAAAGCGTTTCTCGCTAACCCGCCGAAAAATGCCGTTGGCTTAGCCGTACCGGGGATGCCAATGGGTTCGCCGGGCATGGAATACGGCGACCAGAAAGATGCTTACGTGGTGTATGCCTTTAACGAAAAAGGCCAGGTGTTCAAATACCGCCAATATCAGGGCAAGATGTAA
- a CDS encoding DUF3149 domain-containing protein, giving the protein MDFWLDLLFGNAVGLSSMIVIFGALGLMLFYGGFFVYKVMNDKSPH; this is encoded by the coding sequence ATGGACTTTTGGCTGGATCTCCTATTTGGTAATGCTGTGGGGCTATCATCAATGATAGTAATCTTTGGCGCTTTGGGTCTTATGCTGTTTTACGGCGGTTTCTTCGTCTACAAAGTCATGAACGACAAATCTCCTCACTAG
- the smrA gene encoding DNA endonuclease SmrA — MSQDDFDLFQQMMGDVKPIKHDTAELKKNYSVSEAQLAKREAAVSLSDGDPDYLSIDHAPMIKPDDLIEFKRDGVQDGVYRKLRLGKYPIQARLDLHRKTLKEARDEVVSFLKQCMTMDIRTVMIVHGRGEKSNPPALMKSFVANWLSQIQDVQCAHSAQRFHGGSGAVYILLKKSADKKNENRERHQKRLG; from the coding sequence ATGTCTCAGGATGATTTCGATCTGTTCCAGCAGATGATGGGCGATGTTAAACCCATCAAACACGATACCGCTGAACTCAAGAAAAACTACAGCGTGAGTGAAGCTCAGTTAGCAAAACGAGAAGCTGCCGTTAGCCTCTCTGACGGCGACCCGGATTATCTGTCTATCGATCACGCGCCGATGATAAAACCGGACGATTTGATTGAGTTCAAACGCGACGGCGTTCAGGACGGGGTATATCGTAAACTGCGTCTGGGCAAATACCCGATTCAAGCCCGATTGGATCTACACCGCAAAACGCTAAAAGAAGCCCGGGATGAAGTGGTTTCCTTCCTCAAACAATGCATGACCATGGATATTCGGACGGTGATGATCGTACATGGCCGTGGTGAGAAATCGAATCCCCCCGCATTGATGAAGAGCTTTGTTGCCAACTGGCTGAGCCAGATTCAGGACGTACAATGCGCGCACAGTGCGCAGCGCTTTCATGGTGGCAGCGGCGCCGTGTACATTCTGCTGAAAAAAAGCGCGGATAAGAAAAATGAAAACCGCGAGCGCCACCAGAAACGACTTGGCTGA
- the upp gene encoding uracil phosphoribosyltransferase — protein MKVVEVKHPLVKHKIGLMREGDISTKRFRELATEVGSLLTYEATSDFETEKVTIEGWNGPVEVDQIKGKKVTVVPILRAGLGMMDGVLEHIPSARISVVGIYRDEETLEPVPYFNKLASNIEERIALVVDPMLATGGSMIATIDLLKEKGCNQIKVLVLVAAPEGIEALEKAHPDVELYTAAIDKKLNDKGYIVPGLGDAGDKIFGTK, from the coding sequence ATGAAAGTTGTTGAAGTTAAACACCCTCTAGTGAAACATAAAATTGGCCTGATGCGAGAAGGTGATATCAGCACAAAACGTTTTCGTGAGTTAGCAACCGAAGTCGGTAGCCTGCTAACTTATGAAGCAACTTCGGATTTTGAAACTGAGAAAGTGACCATCGAAGGCTGGAACGGCCCGGTTGAAGTTGACCAAATCAAAGGTAAAAAAGTCACAGTTGTGCCAATTCTGCGTGCAGGCCTTGGCATGATGGATGGCGTACTGGAACACATTCCAAGCGCTCGTATCAGTGTGGTGGGTATCTACCGTGATGAAGAAACGCTGGAACCCGTTCCTTACTTCAACAAGCTGGCATCCAACATCGAAGAGCGTATTGCGCTGGTGGTTGACCCAATGCTGGCAACGGGTGGTTCTATGATTGCGACCATCGACCTGCTGAAAGAAAAAGGCTGCAACCAAATCAAAGTACTGGTTCTGGTGGCGGCCCCTGAAGGTATCGAAGCGCTGGAAAAGGCGCACCCGGACGTAGAACTGTATACGGCAGCGATCGATAAGAAGCTGAACGACAAAGGTTACATCGTTCCTGGTCTTGGCGACGCCGGCGATAAAATCTTCGGTACCAAGTAA
- a CDS encoding TraB/GumN family protein, protein MHRITRGIIGLIWLFASALHAEPLYWQATNGSLQITLLGAIHVGAPSMYPLPKPIYKALNQADGLIIEADVRKDQNVVYPQNQPSSKQVLTKEQLFMLDKIAKQLELEPLGLRQAPPWQSALSIQFRQLQQLGFNPGEGVDLTLMYKATANNIAVIPLETVQFQIDALTRQPDAGKEMLTEIIDDWEKSEAMTRCMIDSWVAGDQQNLENMMKLNEYSNELEQTLVTNRNRDWVNKLTSGQFLPNPNGRYLMVVGALHLVGHDNVLELLSQRGFTVTRLNQAKKAGCQFY, encoded by the coding sequence ATGCACCGAATCACTCGCGGGATTATTGGGCTCATCTGGTTATTTGCATCGGCATTGCATGCCGAACCGCTCTACTGGCAAGCAACAAACGGTTCATTGCAAATCACGTTGTTGGGCGCTATCCACGTGGGAGCGCCTTCTATGTACCCTTTACCTAAACCCATTTACAAAGCGCTCAATCAAGCTGATGGCCTGATCATTGAAGCCGATGTCAGAAAGGATCAGAACGTCGTTTATCCGCAGAATCAACCCAGTAGCAAGCAAGTACTGACTAAAGAACAATTGTTTATGCTGGATAAAATCGCCAAACAACTGGAGTTAGAGCCACTCGGTTTACGTCAGGCACCGCCATGGCAATCAGCCCTGTCGATTCAGTTTCGCCAGCTTCAGCAGCTCGGCTTCAACCCTGGAGAAGGCGTCGATTTAACCCTGATGTACAAAGCGACCGCCAATAACATTGCCGTCATTCCGCTCGAAACGGTCCAGTTTCAAATTGATGCATTGACACGCCAGCCGGATGCGGGAAAAGAAATGTTGACTGAAATCATTGATGACTGGGAAAAAAGTGAAGCAATGACCCGCTGCATGATAGACAGTTGGGTTGCTGGCGATCAGCAGAATCTGGAAAATATGATGAAGCTGAACGAATACTCCAATGAGCTGGAGCAAACGTTGGTGACCAACCGCAATCGCGATTGGGTCAATAAGCTCACCTCCGGCCAGTTCCTGCCCAATCCGAATGGCCGCTACCTGATGGTGGTCGGCGCTTTGCATCTGGTTGGCCACGACAATGTGCTCGAACTCCTGAGCCAAAGAGGCTTTACCGTTACCCGCCTCAATCAGGCAAAAAAAGCGGGCTGCCAGTTCTACTAA
- a CDS encoding class II glutamine amidotransferase, producing MCELLGMSANVPTDICFSFTGLMQRGGRTGPHRDGWGITFYEGKGFRTFKDPTPSCQSKIAELVQNYPIKSCAVISHIRQANRGGVNLENTHPFTRELWGRYWTFAHNGQLTGYQDLPSGRHRPVGQTDSEAAFCWLLDELEKHYPDIPQDMAGVFAFVAKLCDQLREKGVFNMLLSDGEYVMSYCTNHLYWITRRAPFGHAALLDEDVEINFQEETTPNDVVSVIATQPLTGNEVWQRMKPGEYNLFHFGELIDSNVGMLNDIEFVPGRPGDQSPKAPLE from the coding sequence ATGTGTGAATTGCTCGGCATGAGCGCCAATGTACCTACCGATATCTGTTTCAGTTTTACCGGCTTAATGCAGCGCGGCGGCCGTACTGGCCCGCACCGTGATGGTTGGGGTATCACCTTTTATGAAGGTAAAGGCTTTCGCACTTTTAAAGATCCCACCCCGAGTTGTCAGTCAAAAATTGCTGAGCTGGTTCAGAATTACCCTATCAAGAGTTGTGCGGTGATCAGCCACATTCGTCAGGCGAACCGTGGCGGTGTCAATCTGGAAAATACCCATCCGTTTACCCGAGAGTTGTGGGGACGCTATTGGACGTTCGCCCACAATGGCCAGCTCACTGGTTATCAGGATTTGCCGTCAGGCCGTCATCGCCCGGTTGGGCAGACAGACAGTGAAGCAGCATTCTGTTGGTTGCTGGATGAGTTAGAAAAGCATTATCCGGATATTCCTCAGGATATGGCGGGGGTGTTTGCCTTCGTCGCTAAGCTGTGTGACCAATTACGAGAGAAAGGCGTATTTAATATGCTGCTGTCGGATGGTGAGTACGTGATGAGCTATTGCACCAATCATCTTTACTGGATTACTCGCCGTGCCCCGTTTGGCCATGCCGCGTTGCTGGATGAAGATGTCGAGATTAACTTCCAGGAAGAAACCACACCCAATGACGTGGTGTCGGTGATTGCCACTCAGCCACTGACTGGTAATGAAGTCTGGCAACGTATGAAGCCAGGCGAATACAACCTGTTCCATTTCGGTGAACTGATCGACAGCAATGTTGGCATGCTCAATGATATTGAGTTTGTACCTGGTCGGCCGGGTGATCAGTCCCCGAAAGCGCCGCTGGAATAG
- a CDS encoding beta-N-acetylhexosaminidase: MLKKSMIAVAVVATLAGCSAMNSSSQSVVNSLADNLDVHYTVVTNHGADDGLACQDLGAEWASCNQVNMTLVNQGDAVNSKDWAIYFHSIRLILNVDNDQFKITRVTGDLHKLEPTEKFDGFAAGETVVLPLTGEYWQLFETDFLPGAFVTAPDAEPKRIVSLDTEQVSQFVSGLEGDNLKRTPGDNNIFATAATRFAKNQDVALQDVSAALIPTPSHITAQSGSVSIADGIAWNNQVLDSAQNAALTERANLLGVNLTGKLATDVRVDPASFKGEMAKSGAYTLQVTPKAIIIRAFDEAGVFYAMQSVLGLVDSNQAEQLPLVSVKDAPRFAYRGVMVDVARNFHSKQAILATLDQMAAYKMNKLHLHLTDDEGWRIEIPGLPELTDIGSQRCFDLSETECVLPQLGSGPDSSNFGSGYFSKADYVEILKYAKARHIEVIPEIDMPAHARAAVVSMEARYQRLMKEGDEAAANQYRLMDPNDTSNVTTVQFYNRQSFINPCLDSSERFVDKVIAEVAAMHQEAGMPLTTWHFGGDEAKNIKLGAGFQDINATDKVSWKGNIDLSQQDKPFAKSPQCQALIASGAVSDFEHLPSHFAEQVSKQVVKHGIPHFQAWQDGLKHSDGANSFATESTRVNFWDVLYWGGTSSAYEYAQKGYDVIVSNPDYVYMDMPYEVDPKESGYYWATRATDTRKLFGFAPENLPQNAETSVDRDGNGFSGKGEFSGKPFYGLSAQLWSEIVRSDEQYEYMVFPRVLAAAERAWHRASWENDYKVGVEYSQDTKQVNRNALNADWNRFANILGQRELAKLEKSGIDYRLPVPGATIENGHLAMNVQFPGVTLQYSLDGETWLNYDAAKAPAVAGKVWIRSLSASGERASRITTLN, encoded by the coding sequence ATGTTGAAGAAAAGTATGATTGCGGTTGCGGTAGTCGCAACACTGGCAGGCTGTTCGGCGATGAATTCGTCGTCTCAATCTGTGGTGAATTCGTTGGCGGATAATCTGGATGTTCACTACACCGTTGTCACTAATCATGGTGCGGACGATGGTTTGGCGTGTCAGGATCTGGGTGCTGAATGGGCTTCTTGTAATCAGGTGAATATGACTCTGGTGAATCAGGGGGATGCGGTCAATTCCAAAGATTGGGCGATCTATTTCCACAGTATTCGACTGATCCTGAATGTCGACAACGACCAGTTCAAAATTACTCGTGTCACGGGTGATCTGCACAAGCTGGAACCAACCGAGAAGTTTGATGGCTTTGCCGCGGGCGAAACCGTGGTGTTGCCTTTGACGGGCGAATACTGGCAACTGTTTGAAACTGATTTCCTGCCGGGGGCCTTCGTCACCGCACCCGATGCCGAGCCAAAACGTATTGTCTCGCTGGATACCGAGCAAGTGTCTCAGTTCGTCAGCGGTCTGGAAGGGGATAACCTGAAGCGTACGCCTGGCGACAACAATATCTTCGCCACTGCCGCGACCCGCTTTGCCAAAAACCAGGACGTGGCACTGCAAGACGTTTCCGCCGCGTTGATCCCGACTCCGTCGCACATCACGGCGCAATCCGGTTCCGTGTCGATTGCCGACGGTATCGCATGGAACAACCAGGTGTTGGACTCGGCGCAAAATGCAGCGCTGACGGAGCGAGCGAATCTGTTAGGGGTGAACCTGACCGGTAAGCTTGCCACGGATGTGCGTGTTGATCCTGCTTCATTTAAAGGCGAGATGGCCAAATCCGGCGCTTACACTCTGCAAGTGACGCCAAAAGCAATCATCATTCGTGCCTTTGACGAGGCGGGTGTGTTTTATGCCATGCAGTCAGTGTTAGGGCTGGTAGATAGCAATCAGGCTGAGCAGCTACCGCTGGTGAGCGTGAAAGATGCACCGCGCTTTGCTTACCGCGGCGTGATGGTCGATGTGGCGCGTAACTTCCATTCCAAACAGGCGATTCTCGCAACACTGGATCAGATGGCCGCGTACAAAATGAATAAACTTCACCTGCACCTGACGGATGATGAAGGCTGGCGTATCGAAATTCCGGGTCTGCCAGAATTGACCGATATCGGCTCACAGCGCTGCTTTGATTTGAGTGAGACTGAGTGTGTACTTCCACAGCTGGGCTCTGGTCCGGATAGTTCTAACTTTGGTTCCGGGTACTTCAGCAAGGCCGATTACGTTGAGATCCTGAAATACGCGAAAGCACGTCACATCGAAGTGATTCCGGAAATTGATATGCCGGCACATGCGCGTGCAGCGGTGGTCTCAATGGAAGCCCGCTACCAGCGCCTGATGAAAGAAGGCGATGAGGCGGCTGCAAATCAATACCGTCTGATGGATCCAAACGATACATCTAACGTGACAACGGTGCAGTTCTACAATCGCCAGAGCTTTATTAACCCTTGTCTTGATTCCTCAGAGCGCTTTGTCGACAAAGTGATCGCCGAAGTGGCCGCAATGCATCAGGAAGCGGGGATGCCGCTGACGACCTGGCATTTTGGCGGTGATGAAGCGAAGAACATCAAATTAGGCGCCGGATTCCAGGATATCAATGCGACCGACAAAGTGAGCTGGAAAGGGAATATTGACCTGTCGCAACAGGATAAACCGTTTGCCAAGTCTCCGCAGTGTCAGGCATTGATCGCCAGCGGCGCAGTGAGTGACTTTGAGCATCTGCCAAGCCACTTTGCTGAGCAGGTATCGAAGCAAGTGGTGAAACACGGTATTCCTCATTTCCAGGCATGGCAAGATGGCCTGAAACACAGTGACGGTGCCAACTCGTTTGCGACCGAATCAACCCGCGTTAACTTCTGGGATGTACTGTACTGGGGCGGCACGTCTTCTGCCTACGAATACGCGCAGAAAGGCTACGACGTGATTGTTTCCAACCCGGACTATGTCTACATGGACATGCCGTACGAAGTTGACCCGAAAGAGAGCGGCTACTACTGGGCAACCCGTGCGACCGATACCCGCAAGCTGTTTGGTTTTGCACCGGAAAACTTGCCGCAAAATGCTGAAACGTCAGTGGATCGCGATGGTAACGGCTTCAGTGGCAAAGGGGAGTTCAGCGGTAAACCTTTCTATGGCCTGTCTGCTCAGTTGTGGTCGGAAATCGTGCGCAGCGACGAGCAGTATGAATACATGGTCTTCCCACGCGTGCTGGCAGCAGCAGAGCGTGCATGGCACCGAGCCTCATGGGAGAACGACTACAAAGTGGGTGTGGAATACTCACAAGACACGAAACAGGTGAATCGCAATGCGCTGAATGCAGACTGGAACCGATTCGCTAACATCCTTGGCCAGCGTGAACTGGCGAAACTGGAGAAATCGGGCATTGATTACCGCCTCCCTGTTCCCGGGGCGACAATCGAGAACGGACATTTGGCCATGAACGTTCAATTCCCGGGGGTGACTCTGCAGTACTCGCTGGATGGTGAAACGTGGTTGAACTATGACGCCGCGAAAGCCCCTGCGGTGGCTGGTAAAGTTTGGATTCGTTCGCTTTCGGCAAGCGGTGAACGAGCCAGCCGTATAACGACGCTAAATTAA